Proteins from a single region of Streptomyces spectabilis:
- a CDS encoding NAD(P)/FAD-dependent oxidoreductase, translating into MPTRNSTDVVVIGAGVVGAACAYYAARSGRDVTVIDRGPVAGGTTGAGEGNLLVSDKEPGPELELALLSTRLWRELADALPPRIEYETKGGLVVASDAHGMTALREFAARQARSGVTAEEVPPDRLRDLEPHLAPGLAGGFHYPQDAQVQPALAAAHLLRAGGGRVRLRLGEEVTGFLTAPGGRVRGVRTRSGDLHAPHVVNAAGTWGGEVARLAGAYLPVLPRRGFVLVTEPLPRVVRRKVYAADYVADVASDSAALQTSAVVEGTPAGPVLIGASRERVGFDRTLSVAALRRLAAQAVRLFPVLATVRALRTYAGFRPYLPDHLPAIGPDPRAPGLLHACGHEGAGIGLAPATGLLVATMLDSGELPLDVKPFGPERFDESTASGKEPGHDA; encoded by the coding sequence GTGCCCACGAGGAACTCCACGGACGTCGTCGTCATCGGAGCCGGAGTGGTCGGCGCCGCCTGCGCCTACTACGCGGCCCGCTCCGGACGCGACGTCACAGTGATCGACCGCGGCCCCGTCGCGGGCGGGACCACGGGTGCGGGCGAGGGGAACCTGCTGGTCTCGGACAAGGAGCCAGGACCCGAGCTCGAACTGGCCCTGCTGTCCACGCGGTTGTGGCGCGAGCTGGCCGACGCCCTGCCGCCGCGCATCGAGTACGAGACCAAGGGCGGCCTCGTCGTCGCCTCCGACGCCCACGGCATGACCGCGCTGCGGGAGTTCGCCGCGCGCCAGGCACGGTCCGGCGTCACCGCCGAGGAGGTGCCGCCCGACCGGCTGCGCGACCTGGAGCCGCATCTGGCGCCCGGCCTCGCGGGCGGCTTCCACTATCCGCAGGACGCCCAGGTGCAGCCCGCCCTCGCCGCCGCCCACCTGCTGCGCGCGGGCGGCGGGCGGGTGCGGCTGCGGCTCGGCGAGGAGGTCACCGGCTTCCTCACCGCCCCCGGCGGGCGGGTGCGCGGAGTGCGCACGCGCTCGGGCGACCTCCACGCGCCGCACGTCGTGAACGCGGCCGGGACCTGGGGCGGCGAGGTCGCCCGGCTCGCGGGCGCGTACCTTCCGGTGCTGCCCCGGCGCGGTTTCGTCCTGGTCACCGAGCCGCTGCCCCGCGTGGTCCGGCGCAAGGTGTACGCGGCGGACTACGTGGCCGACGTCGCCAGCGACTCGGCCGCGCTCCAGACCTCCGCCGTCGTGGAGGGCACCCCGGCCGGGCCCGTCCTGATCGGCGCGAGCCGGGAGCGGGTGGGCTTCGACCGCACCCTGTCGGTGGCGGCCCTTCGGCGCCTGGCCGCCCAGGCGGTACGGCTCTTCCCGGTGCTCGCCACGGTGCGGGCCCTGCGGACGTACGCCGGGTTCCGGCCCTATCTCCCCGACCACCTGCCCGCCATCGGGCCCGATCCGCGCGCCCCGGGCCTGCTGCACGCCTGCGGGCACGAGGGCGCCGGGATCGGCCTCGCCCCGGCGACGGGACTGCTCGTCGCCACGATGCTCGACAGCGGCGAACTCCCCCTGGACGTCAAGCCGTTCGGACCCGAGCGGTTCGACGAGAGCACCGCATCCGGAAAGGAGCCGGGGCATGACGCGTGA
- a CDS encoding (2Fe-2S)-binding protein, whose product MTRDRTPADLVGAAPDAAFEITFDGRPVRALPGQSVAAALWAAGVLAWRTTRVGGRPRGAFCGIGQCHDCLATINSRPNRRACLVPARPGDAVTTQEGHGHAGLGV is encoded by the coding sequence ATGACGCGTGACCGCACCCCCGCCGACCTCGTCGGCGCCGCCCCCGACGCCGCGTTCGAGATCACCTTCGACGGCCGTCCCGTCCGGGCGCTGCCCGGCCAGTCCGTGGCCGCCGCGCTCTGGGCGGCGGGCGTCCTGGCCTGGCGCACCACCCGGGTCGGCGGGCGGCCGCGCGGCGCGTTCTGCGGCATCGGCCAGTGCCACGACTGCCTGGCCACCATCAACTCCCGCCCGAACAGGCGGGCTTGTCTGGTCCCGGCCCGGCCCGGCGACGCCGTCACCACGCAGGAAGGACACGGGCATGCGGGACTCGGCGTCTGA
- a CDS encoding NAD(P)/FAD-dependent oxidoreductase, with amino-acid sequence MRDSASETARPHRAHEAPYDLAVIGAGPAGLAGAVAAADLGLSVALLDSAPQPGGQYYRHPEPALGATRPEALHHDWSAFADLRRRLDAGSVVHLTRHHVWTVVRDDDGEDLWAVHAVTEADEGEERPVRVRARTVLLATGTYERHLPFPGWTLPGVVAAGGAQAMLKSGLVLPGSRVVVAGSGPLLLAVAASLAAAGARVPAVVEASGYLAYARSPRALLANPHKLLEGAAHGAALLRHRVRPLVRSAVTRVHGTDRVEAVTVSRLDRDWRPLPGTGRRIACDALAVGHGLVPQLELATGLGCATRRTPDGTHTLVLNALQGTSVPGVHAAGEAGGVGGAQLAYTEGEMAGIAIAARLLGRPALLGGPRVRDLRRRRRRLRAFADVMAYAHAPGEGWTRWLDDATDVCRCEEVTAGSVREAVGDYGARDARTVKLLTRAGMGWCQGRVCGTAVACLAAGTGQPPSPERRPLSVPVPLGVLAAVDAEPCTGGGRTQHPGAEDGHAD; translated from the coding sequence ATGCGGGACTCGGCGTCTGAGACGGCCCGGCCGCACCGGGCCCACGAGGCACCGTACGACCTCGCCGTGATCGGCGCGGGCCCCGCCGGCCTCGCGGGCGCCGTCGCCGCCGCCGACCTCGGCCTGTCCGTGGCCCTCCTGGACTCCGCGCCGCAGCCCGGCGGACAGTACTACCGCCACCCCGAACCGGCCCTGGGCGCCACGCGCCCCGAAGCGCTGCACCACGACTGGTCCGCCTTCGCCGATCTGCGCCGCCGCCTCGACGCCGGTTCCGTGGTGCATCTGACGCGCCACCACGTGTGGACCGTCGTACGCGACGACGACGGCGAGGACCTGTGGGCGGTGCACGCCGTCACCGAGGCGGACGAGGGCGAGGAGCGGCCCGTGCGCGTCCGGGCCCGTACGGTGCTGCTCGCGACGGGTACGTACGAACGCCATCTCCCCTTCCCCGGCTGGACCCTGCCGGGCGTCGTGGCCGCCGGAGGGGCCCAGGCGATGCTGAAGTCCGGGCTCGTGCTTCCGGGCAGCCGGGTCGTGGTGGCGGGCAGCGGGCCGCTGCTGCTCGCCGTGGCCGCGTCGCTCGCCGCAGCCGGGGCACGGGTGCCCGCCGTGGTGGAGGCGTCGGGCTACCTCGCGTACGCCCGCAGTCCGCGCGCGCTCCTGGCCAACCCGCACAAGCTCCTGGAGGGCGCGGCCCATGGCGCGGCGCTGCTGCGGCACCGGGTGCGGCCCCTCGTCCGCAGCGCGGTGACCCGCGTACACGGCACCGACCGCGTGGAGGCGGTCACCGTCTCGCGCCTCGACCGGGACTGGCGGCCCCTGCCGGGGACCGGCCGCCGCATCGCCTGTGACGCGCTCGCGGTCGGCCACGGCCTGGTGCCCCAGCTCGAACTGGCCACCGGGCTCGGCTGCGCGACCCGGCGCACCCCGGACGGGACGCACACGCTCGTGCTCAACGCCCTGCAAGGGACCTCGGTGCCCGGCGTCCACGCGGCGGGCGAGGCCGGCGGCGTCGGCGGCGCCCAACTCGCGTACACCGAGGGCGAGATGGCGGGCATCGCGATCGCCGCACGGCTCCTGGGGAGGCCCGCCCTTCTCGGTGGCCCGCGCGTGCGCGACCTGCGGCGTCGCCGTCGCCGCCTTCGCGCCTTCGCCGACGTCATGGCGTACGCCCACGCCCCGGGCGAGGGCTGGACGCGTTGGCTCGACGACGCGACGGACGTCTGCCGCTGCGAGGAGGTCACCGCGGGCAGCGTCCGCGAGGCCGTCGGCGACTACGGCGCCCGGGACGCCCGCACCGTCAAGCTGCTCACGCGCGCGGGCATGGGCTGGTGCCAGGGCCGCGTCTGCGGCACGGCCGTGGCCTGCCTCGCGGCGGGCACGGGGCAGCCGCCGTCCCCCGAGCGCAGACCCTTGTCGGTGCCGGTGCCGCTGGGGGTGCTCGCGGCGGTGGACGCGGAGCCCTGTACCGGCGGCGGAAGGACGCAACACCCCGGGGCCGAGGACGGTCACGCCGACTGA
- a CDS encoding dihydrodipicolinate synthase family protein, with protein MTTTHSPASSWTPERPWRGIMVATALPLRDDLSVDHDAYAEHVRWLLDNGCDGVVPNGSLGEYQTLTDDERARVVRTAVQAAGDGARVMPGVAAYGSAEARRWAEQAGEQGCGSVLLLPPNAYRADERAVRAHYADVAGAGLPVVAYNNPLDTKVDLTPALLAQLHSAGHVVAVKEFSGDVRRAYEIAELAPDLDLLIGADDVLLELAVAGAVGWVAGYPNAFPASCAALYRAATAGDVEAALPLYRSLHPLLRWDSKTEFVQAIKASMDIVGRRGGPTRPPRTPLSDAAGAQVRAATEKAVADGHH; from the coding sequence ATGACCACGACCCACTCCCCCGCCTCCTCCTGGACCCCCGAGCGGCCGTGGCGCGGCATCATGGTCGCCACCGCGCTGCCGCTCCGCGACGACCTGTCCGTCGACCACGACGCGTACGCCGAGCACGTCCGCTGGCTGCTCGACAACGGCTGCGACGGCGTCGTGCCGAACGGCTCGCTCGGCGAGTACCAGACCCTCACCGACGACGAGCGCGCCCGCGTCGTCCGCACCGCCGTCCAGGCCGCGGGCGACGGGGCCCGCGTCATGCCCGGCGTCGCCGCGTACGGCAGCGCCGAGGCCCGCCGCTGGGCCGAGCAGGCGGGCGAACAGGGCTGCGGCAGCGTCCTGTTGCTGCCGCCCAACGCCTACCGCGCAGACGAGCGCGCGGTGCGCGCCCACTACGCCGACGTGGCCGGGGCGGGGCTGCCCGTCGTGGCCTACAACAACCCCCTCGACACCAAGGTCGACCTGACCCCGGCCCTGCTCGCCCAGCTGCACAGCGCGGGCCACGTCGTGGCCGTCAAGGAGTTCAGCGGCGATGTGCGCCGGGCGTACGAGATCGCCGAACTCGCCCCGGACCTCGACCTGTTGATCGGCGCCGACGACGTCCTCCTCGAACTCGCCGTGGCCGGTGCCGTCGGGTGGGTCGCGGGCTACCCCAACGCCTTCCCCGCCTCCTGCGCCGCGCTGTACCGGGCCGCGACCGCCGGCGACGTGGAGGCGGCCCTTCCGCTGTACCGGTCCCTGCACCCGCTGCTGCGCTGGGACTCCAAGACCGAGTTCGTCCAGGCCATCAAGGCGTCCATGGACATCGTCGGGCGGCGCGGCGGCCCCACCCGGCCGCCGCGCACCCCGCTGTCCGACGCGGCGGGGGCCCAGGTGCGCGCCGCCACGGAGAAGGCCGTCGCCGACGGCCACCACTGA
- a CDS encoding proline racemase family protein encodes MRTRHVFHAVDSHTEGMPTRVITGGVGVIPGATMAERRLHFIEHLDHLRTLLMYEPRGHAAMSGAILQPPTRPDADYGVLYIEVSGLLPMCGHGTIGVATVLVETGMVPVTEPVTTVRLDTPAGLVSVDVAVEGGAARSVTLTNVPAFCVGLDRKVEVPGYGSVTYDLAFGGNFYAFVELDALGLPFDRTRKNDLLAAGLAVMTAINASDERPVHPVQPEIAGVKHVYLAAPGSDARRSRHAMAIHPGWFDRSPCGTGTSARMAQLHARGALPLESDFVNESFIGTEFTGRLVAETEVGGVPAVVPRITGRAWITGTAQYFLDPDDPFPGGFLL; translated from the coding sequence ATGCGTACGCGTCACGTCTTCCACGCCGTGGACTCGCACACCGAGGGCATGCCCACACGTGTGATCACCGGGGGCGTCGGGGTGATCCCCGGCGCCACCATGGCCGAGCGCAGGCTCCACTTCATCGAGCACCTGGACCATCTGCGTACCCTCCTGATGTACGAGCCGCGCGGCCACGCCGCGATGAGCGGCGCGATCCTCCAGCCGCCCACCCGCCCCGACGCCGACTACGGCGTGCTGTACATCGAGGTGTCCGGGCTCCTTCCCATGTGCGGCCACGGCACCATCGGCGTGGCCACCGTCCTCGTCGAGACCGGCATGGTCCCGGTCACCGAGCCCGTCACCACGGTGCGGCTCGACACCCCGGCGGGCCTGGTCAGCGTCGACGTAGCGGTCGAGGGCGGCGCGGCGAGGTCGGTCACGCTCACCAACGTGCCCGCGTTCTGCGTCGGCCTCGACCGCAAGGTGGAGGTGCCGGGGTACGGGTCCGTGACGTACGACCTCGCGTTCGGCGGGAACTTCTACGCGTTCGTCGAACTCGACGCCCTGGGCCTGCCGTTCGACCGGACCCGCAAGAACGACCTGCTCGCGGCGGGCCTCGCGGTCATGACCGCGATCAACGCGTCCGACGAGCGGCCCGTCCATCCGGTCCAGCCGGAGATCGCGGGTGTGAAGCACGTCTACCTCGCCGCTCCCGGCTCCGACGCACGCCGCTCGCGGCACGCGATGGCCATCCACCCGGGCTGGTTCGACCGCTCCCCCTGCGGCACCGGGACGTCCGCGCGGATGGCGCAGCTGCACGCGCGCGGCGCCCTGCCGCTGGAGAGCGACTTCGTCAACGAGTCCTTCATCGGTACGGAGTTCACCGGCAGGCTCGTCGCCGAGACCGAGGTCGGCGGGGTTCCCGCCGTCGTGCCGCGCATCACGGGACGTGCCTGGATCACCGGCACCGCCCAGTACTTCCTCGACCCCGACGACCCGTTCCCCGGAGGGTTCCTGCTGTGA
- a CDS encoding aldehyde dehydrogenase family protein, producing MITALDPVVSRNPADPSDVVVRAAAPGAFAAVDAVERARTAQPGWRLGGAAARSGALGAIAAAVEAAADELAALAVREVGKPLTEARAEVARTAAIWRYYAEAPYAAEGSVHEPATGAGLLLTRRRPHGVAGLVTPWNFPFAIPSWKAAPALATGNAVVLKPAPEATACALRLAEIVQQAVPDGVFTVLPGGASEGNAVVSAADAVSFTGSTVVGQAVVARAAARGIPVQAEMGGLNAAIVLPDADIATAAAHLAAAIAGYAGQKCTATSRVIAVGAAVGPLREALAERLRSVTVGDPADPATACGPLIDERARDQVTGSSRGLPELVRARAPHGDGWYAAPALVTDVPPGHRLLREEVFGPLAVLLAADDLGHAVRIANSTPYGLVTSVHTASLDTALHGLDQLDSGMIRVNAPSTGVDFHLPFGGTKASSHGPREQGHAALEFYTSSRTYTLTPALSP from the coding sequence GTGATCACCGCCCTGGACCCGGTTGTCTCGCGCAATCCGGCCGATCCCTCCGACGTGGTGGTGCGCGCCGCGGCGCCCGGCGCGTTCGCCGCCGTCGACGCCGTCGAGCGGGCCCGTACCGCGCAGCCCGGCTGGCGCCTGGGCGGCGCGGCGGCCCGCTCGGGCGCGCTCGGCGCCATCGCCGCCGCCGTCGAGGCGGCCGCGGACGAGCTCGCCGCGCTCGCCGTCCGCGAAGTGGGCAAGCCGCTGACGGAGGCCCGCGCGGAGGTGGCGCGCACCGCCGCGATCTGGCGCTACTACGCCGAGGCCCCGTACGCGGCCGAGGGCTCCGTGCACGAACCGGCCACCGGCGCCGGGCTGCTGCTCACGCGCCGCCGCCCGCACGGCGTCGCCGGTCTCGTCACGCCCTGGAACTTCCCCTTCGCCATCCCCAGCTGGAAGGCGGCCCCGGCCCTCGCGACCGGCAACGCCGTCGTCCTCAAGCCCGCGCCGGAAGCCACCGCCTGCGCCCTGCGCCTCGCCGAGATCGTCCAACAGGCCGTTCCCGACGGCGTGTTCACGGTCCTGCCCGGCGGCGCGAGCGAGGGCAACGCGGTCGTCTCGGCGGCCGACGCCGTCTCCTTCACGGGCTCCACCGTCGTCGGGCAGGCCGTCGTGGCCCGCGCCGCCGCGCGCGGCATCCCCGTCCAGGCGGAGATGGGCGGCCTGAACGCGGCGATCGTCCTGCCGGACGCGGACATCGCCACCGCCGCCGCGCACCTCGCCGCCGCCATCGCCGGGTACGCGGGCCAGAAGTGCACCGCGACCAGCCGCGTCATCGCGGTCGGCGCGGCCGTCGGCCCGCTGCGCGAGGCCCTCGCCGAGCGGCTGCGGTCCGTGACGGTCGGCGATCCCGCGGACCCGGCCACCGCCTGCGGCCCGCTCATCGACGAACGGGCCCGCGACCAGGTGACCGGGAGCAGCCGGGGGCTTCCCGAACTCGTGCGGGCCCGCGCCCCGCACGGCGACGGCTGGTACGCGGCCCCCGCCCTCGTCACGGACGTGCCGCCCGGCCACCGGCTGCTGCGCGAGGAGGTCTTCGGGCCGCTGGCCGTGCTGCTCGCCGCCGACGACCTGGGGCACGCGGTCCGCATCGCCAACTCCACGCCCTACGGCCTGGTCACGTCCGTCCACACCGCGTCGCTCGACACCGCCCTGCACGGCCTGGACCAGCTCGACTCCGGCATGATCCGCGTCAACGCCCCGTCCACCGGCGTCGACTTCCACCTGCCGTTCGGCGGCACCAAGGCCTCCAGCCACGGCCCGCGCGAACAGGGGCACGCGGCACTCGAGTTCTATACGTCGAGCCGCACGTACACCTTGACTCCCGCACTGTCCCCGTGA
- a CDS encoding GntR family transcriptional regulator, producing the protein MGHLKQRNLITTRERLRDQVAHALRAALISGELRPGEVYSAPGLAEDFGISATPVREAMLDLAREGLVEPVRNKGFRVTEVNERDLDQYTEIRTLIEVPMIGRITRSAARADLEALRPVAQEIVRAAREHDLIGYLEADRRFHLSLLALGGNDRLVETVGDLRKRSRLYGLTALDESDQLLPSAEEHIELLDLMVAGDAEAAEKCMTRHLSHVRSLWAEGAPDERRKPTRTGLTVRLGSA; encoded by the coding sequence ATGGGCCACCTCAAGCAGCGCAACCTCATCACCACCAGGGAGCGCCTGCGCGACCAGGTGGCCCACGCCCTGCGCGCGGCACTGATCTCCGGTGAACTCCGCCCCGGCGAGGTGTACTCGGCGCCGGGCCTCGCGGAGGACTTCGGCATCTCCGCGACGCCCGTGCGCGAGGCGATGCTCGACCTGGCCCGCGAGGGCCTGGTCGAGCCGGTCCGCAACAAGGGCTTCCGGGTCACCGAGGTCAACGAACGCGACCTGGACCAGTACACGGAGATCCGCACCCTCATCGAGGTCCCCATGATCGGCCGGATCACCCGCTCCGCCGCCCGCGCGGACCTGGAGGCCCTGCGCCCGGTCGCGCAGGAGATCGTCCGCGCCGCCCGCGAACACGACCTCATCGGCTATCTGGAGGCCGACCGCCGATTCCACCTCTCCCTGCTCGCCCTCGGCGGCAACGACCGCCTCGTCGAAACCGTCGGCGACCTCCGCAAGCGCTCGCGGCTCTACGGCCTCACCGCCCTCGACGAGAGCGACCAGCTCCTCCCCTCGGCCGAGGAGCACATCGAACTCCTCGACCTGATGGTCGCGGGCGACGCCGAGGCCGCAGAGAAGTGCATGACCCGCCACCTCAGCCACGTCCGCTCCCTGTGGGCCGAAGGGGCCCCCGACGAGCGGCGCAAGCCCACCCGCACCGGCCTCACCGTCCGCCTGGGCTCCGCCTGA
- a CDS encoding terpene synthase family protein codes for MGRVFSREEVPQGVLLRSPYPMRVSPHYGEIRRDWHQWFLSTDRFPTAERQRQVMAADYPRLGAAAWPVCDRRRLWDITTIIALDIEGDDDFDANRPGFGDADRRRGLLSGLAAGFDSGFAERAAQAEPRWGPLFAHVWKSLSAYVPPPLLRRLAEDHLRYLEGCARVDDHLAAHGEFTDIDDYMAIRYYSLGQRMDHRYTEISLGIDLSDVIEEPPLKAVVDSDMRRTTLSQDVLSLYKDLGPGGDQTENVVTLIARTRRCALPAALATASDMFAAEVRNFDRLTERLARTSLGRRPDVTAFVHGLNDFCAGYMDWTTGSGRYTLRDTCPWWDTPDATADPAQGRLPRG; via the coding sequence ATGGGCCGCGTGTTCTCCCGCGAAGAGGTCCCGCAAGGAGTGCTCCTGCGCAGCCCGTACCCGATGAGGGTGTCCCCTCATTACGGCGAGATCCGGCGGGACTGGCACCAGTGGTTCCTGTCCACCGACCGCTTTCCCACCGCCGAGCGGCAACGGCAGGTCATGGCGGCCGACTATCCCCGCCTCGGGGCGGCCGCGTGGCCCGTCTGCGACCGGCGCCGCCTGTGGGACATCACCACCATCATCGCCCTCGACATCGAGGGCGACGACGACTTCGACGCCAACCGGCCCGGGTTCGGCGACGCCGACCGGCGCCGCGGGCTGCTCTCCGGCCTGGCCGCCGGCTTCGACTCCGGTTTCGCCGAGCGGGCCGCACAGGCCGAACCGCGCTGGGGGCCGCTGTTCGCCCACGTCTGGAAGAGCCTGTCGGCCTATGTGCCGCCCCCGTTGCTCCGCCGTCTGGCCGAGGACCACCTGCGCTATCTGGAAGGCTGCGCCCGCGTCGACGACCACCTGGCGGCCCACGGCGAATTCACCGACATCGACGACTACATGGCCATCCGCTACTACTCGCTCGGGCAGCGCATGGACCACCGGTACACCGAGATCAGCCTCGGCATCGATCTGAGCGACGTCATCGAGGAGCCCCCGCTGAAGGCCGTGGTCGACAGCGACATGCGGCGGACCACCCTCTCCCAGGACGTCCTGTCGCTGTACAAGGACCTGGGACCCGGCGGCGACCAGACCGAGAACGTCGTCACCCTCATCGCCCGTACCCGGCGGTGCGCTCTGCCCGCGGCACTCGCCACGGCCTCGGACATGTTCGCCGCCGAAGTACGGAACTTCGACCGGCTCACCGAGCGGCTCGCCCGCACCTCTCTCGGCCGGCGGCCGGACGTGACCGCCTTCGTCCACGGTCTCAACGACTTCTGCGCCGGCTATATGGACTGGACCACGGGCTCGGGCCGGTACACCTTGCGTGACACCTGCCCCTGGTGGGACACCCCGGACGCGACAGCCGATCCGGCGCAGGGCCGACTTCCACGGGGTTGA
- a CDS encoding endonuclease/exonuclease/phosphatase family protein, giving the protein MTRANTAETRQGSPDRSDTGSVAARARIHRTLRGALRPEPWKRGLVLAALALLLGLLMLLHARITDRGGLGSLVETFLPWFGLFVPVLLAGALWRRSASAVAALVLPVVVWLSLFGGTLLDKSHAGGDLTVATHNVGADNPDPAGTARDLAASGTDVLALEEITPQAKPVYERELAKGYPHHAVLGTVGLWSKLPLSDTRPVDIETDYGPLADTKPVDRRTAESRALRTTVATDRGPLAVYVAHLGSVRVFPKTGFSTGGRDRNARALGEAVAAERNERVVLLGDLNGTVDDRALDGVTSRLRSAQDAAGDGFGFTWPTRFPLARIDHVLVRGVTPVSAWVLPATGSDHRPVAAGIDW; this is encoded by the coding sequence ATGACGCGGGCGAACACGGCGGAGACCCGGCAGGGAAGCCCCGACCGCAGCGACACCGGCTCGGTCGCCGCACGCGCGCGCATCCACCGGACCCTGCGCGGCGCGCTCCGCCCGGAGCCCTGGAAGCGCGGCCTCGTCCTCGCGGCGCTGGCGCTGCTGCTCGGCCTGCTCATGCTGCTGCACGCGCGGATCACGGACCGCGGGGGCCTCGGCAGCCTGGTGGAGACCTTCCTGCCCTGGTTCGGCCTGTTCGTCCCCGTGCTCCTCGCCGGGGCGCTGTGGCGCCGCTCCGCCTCCGCGGTGGCCGCGCTGGTGCTGCCGGTCGTGGTGTGGCTGAGCCTCTTCGGCGGGACGCTCCTCGACAAGTCCCATGCGGGCGGCGACCTCACCGTGGCCACCCACAATGTCGGCGCCGACAACCCCGACCCGGCAGGCACCGCCCGCGACCTGGCCGCCTCCGGCACGGACGTACTGGCCCTCGAGGAGATCACCCCACAGGCGAAGCCCGTGTACGAGAGGGAACTGGCGAAGGGCTACCCGCACCACGCGGTCCTCGGCACGGTCGGACTGTGGAGCAAGCTGCCGCTTTCGGACACCCGGCCGGTGGACATCGAGACGGACTACGGGCCGCTGGCGGACACCAAGCCGGTCGACAGAAGGACGGCCGAGAGCCGGGCGCTGCGCACCACGGTGGCCACGGACCGAGGGCCCCTCGCCGTGTACGTGGCCCACCTCGGGTCCGTACGCGTCTTCCCGAAGACCGGCTTCTCGACGGGCGGCCGGGACAGGAACGCGCGGGCGCTCGGCGAGGCCGTCGCCGCCGAGCGGAACGAGCGGGTGGTCCTGCTCGGCGACCTGAACGGCACCGTGGACGACCGTGCGCTCGACGGCGTCACCTCGCGGCTGCGCTCGGCCCAGGACGCGGCCGGGGACGGCTTCGGCTTCACCTGGCCGACGAGGTTCCCGCTGGCGCGCATCGACCACGTCCTGGTCCGCGGCGTCACACCGGTGAGCGCGTGGGTGCTGCCCGCCACGGGCAGCGACCACCGGCCGGTGGCGGCCGGAATCGACTGGTGA
- a CDS encoding M15 family metallopeptidase, translating into MNRTSIPAPPSARTPGRGRWRPRVLGLILVILILVSAVVAAVLGHRGATSSPTGRGEHRGALGEADGVVPDGVTVFDDAVPAVAHLDPPLLKALRRAATAAGDAGVRFSVNSGWRSPAYQNELLRKAISQYGSEDEAARWVATAATSPHVSGDAVDIGGSAATAWLVKHGAGYGLCQIYENEPWHYELRPEATDRGCPRRYADPTQDPRTQQ; encoded by the coding sequence ATGAATCGGACATCGATACCGGCACCGCCGTCAGCACGGACACCGGGGCGCGGGAGGTGGCGGCCCCGTGTCCTCGGCCTGATCCTCGTCATCCTGATCCTCGTCTCCGCGGTGGTCGCCGCGGTCCTCGGCCACCGAGGTGCGACGTCCTCGCCCACGGGGCGCGGTGAGCACCGTGGCGCGCTCGGCGAGGCCGACGGCGTCGTCCCCGACGGCGTGACCGTCTTCGACGACGCGGTTCCGGCCGTCGCCCACCTCGATCCGCCCTTGCTCAAGGCCCTCCGGCGGGCCGCGACGGCCGCCGGGGACGCCGGAGTCCGGTTCTCCGTCAACAGCGGCTGGCGCTCCCCGGCGTACCAGAACGAGCTCCTTCGCAAGGCGATCTCCCAGTACGGCTCCGAGGACGAGGCCGCCCGATGGGTGGCCACGGCGGCGACCTCCCCCCATGTGTCGGGCGACGCGGTCGACATCGGGGGCTCCGCCGCGACGGCATGGCTCGTGAAGCACGGCGCCGGGTACGGGCTGTGCCAGATCTACGAGAACGAACCCTGGCACTACGAACTGCGCCCCGAAGCAACCGACCGCGGCTGTCCGCGCAGGTACGCCGACCCCACCCAGGACCCGAGGACACAGCAGTGA
- a CDS encoding response regulator transcription factor, with protein MRVLIVEDEPYLAEAIRDGLRLEAIAADIAGDGDTALELLGVNAYDIAVLDRDIPGPSGDEVAKRIVASGSGMPILMLTAADRLDDKASGFELGADDYLTKPFELRELALRLRALDRRRAHSRPPVREIAGLRLDPFRREVYRDGRFVALTRKQFAVLDVLVAAEGGVVSAEELLERAWDANADPFTNAVRITVSALRKRLGEPWIIVTVPGVGYRIDTAPGTGREERDRG; from the coding sequence ATGCGTGTGCTGATCGTCGAAGACGAGCCCTACCTGGCGGAAGCCATCCGCGACGGCCTGCGTCTGGAGGCGATCGCGGCCGACATCGCGGGCGACGGCGACACCGCGCTGGAGCTCCTGGGCGTCAACGCCTACGACATCGCCGTCCTGGACCGCGACATTCCCGGGCCGTCCGGTGACGAGGTCGCCAAGCGCATCGTCGCCTCCGGCAGCGGCATGCCGATCCTCATGCTGACCGCGGCCGACCGTCTCGACGACAAGGCGTCCGGGTTCGAGCTCGGCGCCGACGACTACCTCACGAAACCCTTCGAACTGCGCGAGCTCGCGCTCAGGCTCCGCGCACTCGACCGCAGACGTGCCCACAGCCGGCCGCCCGTGCGGGAGATCGCGGGGCTGCGCCTCGACCCGTTCCGCAGAGAGGTCTACCGGGACGGCCGCTTCGTCGCGCTGACCAGGAAGCAGTTCGCCGTGCTCGACGTCCTGGTCGCGGCCGAAGGCGGTGTCGTCAGCGCCGAGGAGCTCCTGGAGCGGGCGTGGGACGCGAACGCCGACCCGTTCACCAACGCCGTGCGCATCACCGTCTCGGCCTTGCGCAAGCGGCTCGGCGAACCCTGGATCATCGTCACCGTGCCGGGCGTCGGCTACCGCATCGACACCGCACCCGGCACCGGACGCGAGGAGCGAGACCGTGGATAG